Proteins encoded together in one Luteimonas fraxinea window:
- a CDS encoding DUF2782 domain-containing protein translates to MTRLRIALLAACLAGLTACATTGGSGMPDGVPADAEQVTRTESNGDQITEYRISGQLRAVQVVPSRGPAYFLYDRDGDGSIDGDRDDVPQTYFKLFGW, encoded by the coding sequence ATGACACGTCTCAGAATCGCGCTGCTCGCCGCCTGCCTGGCCGGGCTGACCGCATGCGCGACGACTGGCGGTTCCGGCATGCCCGACGGCGTGCCTGCCGATGCCGAACAGGTGACCCGCACCGAGTCCAACGGCGATCAGATCACCGAGTACCGCATCTCCGGCCAGCTGCGCGCGGTGCAGGTCGTGCCCTCGCGCGGTCCGGCGTATTTCCTCTACGACCGCGACGGCGACGGCAGCATCGACGGCGACCGCGACGACGTGCCGCAGACCTATTTCAAGCTGTTCGGCTGGTAA
- a CDS encoding PH domain-containing protein, whose amino-acid sequence MTAPGPLPAVELLRPSPWKMLALLAISAGFVWMAVVIGERHLLIAWLCGGFFGLCALVALVSLLPGANHLRLDADGIELRSLFRVTRWGWRDVVRFGPTRVGLHTMVGIDFADHVDAAARLRRVNRGLTGFDGALPDTFGHTAAALAAKLETWRQAHA is encoded by the coding sequence ATGACCGCGCCCGGCCCGTTGCCGGCGGTCGAGCTGCTGCGGCCGTCGCCGTGGAAGATGCTCGCGCTGCTGGCGATCTCGGCCGGGTTCGTGTGGATGGCGGTCGTCATCGGCGAGCGCCATCTGCTGATCGCGTGGCTGTGCGGGGGATTCTTCGGGCTGTGCGCACTGGTCGCCTTGGTGTCGCTGCTGCCCGGCGCGAACCATCTGCGGCTCGATGCCGATGGCATCGAACTGCGCTCGCTGTTCCGGGTCACCCGCTGGGGCTGGCGCGATGTCGTGCGTTTCGGCCCGACACGCGTCGGCCTGCATACGATGGTCGGCATCGACTTCGCCGACCACGTGGACGCCGCAGCGCGCCTGCGTCGCGTCAATCGCGGCCTGACCGGCTTCGATGGCGCCCTGCCCGACACGTTCGGACACACGGCGGCCGCACTCGCGGCAAAGCTCGAAACCTGGCGCCAGGCGCACGCCTGA
- a CDS encoding DUF3667 domain-containing protein, whose product MSRHPQPGRVVGPMTRPDGVPPATDWTAGTVCRNCGAAWGEGPYCSQCGQKAAQRLQLGDLRRETWEKWRLFELSVARTAGRLLLRPGTVAREYVAGARVRHVHPLKLLLVCVALLVLVLNASGFLQVGGAQYRDAMAMMQRYANWSFTLGFFAVVASTVLVFGRRRYNLVEHMVLAAYALAVIIVLNLVNQLPLLAMRDPALVLPWREAAKWYMYAVKAVVLALAFRQFFELDLRREGWRLALALVVFIAIDWLLRRAYAHLIVAIVYAQTP is encoded by the coding sequence GTGTCACGCCATCCGCAGCCCGGACGCGTGGTCGGTCCGATGACGCGTCCGGACGGCGTGCCGCCCGCGACCGACTGGACAGCAGGCACCGTCTGCCGCAATTGCGGCGCCGCATGGGGCGAAGGCCCCTACTGCAGCCAATGCGGACAGAAGGCGGCGCAGCGCCTGCAGCTGGGCGATCTGCGCCGTGAAACCTGGGAGAAGTGGCGGCTGTTCGAATTGTCGGTCGCGCGCACTGCCGGCCGCCTGCTGCTGCGCCCCGGCACCGTGGCCCGCGAATACGTGGCGGGCGCGCGCGTGCGCCATGTGCATCCGCTGAAACTGCTGCTGGTCTGCGTCGCGCTGCTGGTGCTGGTGCTCAACGCGAGCGGTTTCCTGCAAGTGGGCGGCGCCCAGTATCGCGATGCGATGGCGATGATGCAGCGCTACGCAAACTGGAGTTTCACCCTGGGCTTCTTCGCGGTGGTCGCCAGCACGGTGCTGGTGTTCGGGCGGCGCCGTTACAACCTGGTCGAACACATGGTGCTGGCCGCCTATGCATTGGCGGTGATCATCGTGCTGAATCTGGTCAACCAGCTGCCACTCCTGGCGATGCGCGATCCCGCTCTGGTGCTGCCGTGGCGCGAGGCCGCCAAGTGGTACATGTACGCGGTCAAAGCCGTGGTGCTGGCCCTCGCCTTCCGGCAGTTCTTCGAGCTCGACCTGCGCCGGGAGGGTTGGCGCCTGGCGCTCGCGCTGGTGGTGTTCATCGCGATCGACTGGCTGCTGCGACGCGCCTACGCCCATCTCATCGTTGCGATCGTCTACGCGCAAACGCCCTGA
- a CDS encoding TPM domain-containing protein, whose protein sequence is MSRRFFARSFRPLPAVLPLALLLAACGDREATPPASAASAGGDAPGRAELVEQLASTLQACSYDGRPELLDPATLTGDAPADCRSMVEQVMGFTGLPQNFVVTEGPVANAAAVILFDEQKIPQRVIAFNRNFLGEVRAATNDNPWAPVSIMAHEIGHHLSGHTITGTGSQPPIELEADKFSGFVLQRMGASLADARSAMTSLGADHVTATHPARSDRLAAIGDGWMEACSQAGRADCQSGTGTGTPPPQTTPSPRSASVRLPAPSAQTIPFKYGRFVVDETGRLDPELLKGLDTALYDLAQKQGIELALLVVDDLHGMSAQDYAWAMLRQLRIGKLDLGNGGVFVVAPGQGTSAVAFAPGIAKQLEFADPVKQFDRWINESWQRDCQDADGCGISSRSLLGIVESQVRSLTSSGVQFQIRFQSIQEVLDFSAARLAERRAGREWDDKRDQALGSLTRFTATVTDLTPQPEQLKVNENVVRDGRWRAVVVRTEDGKDTTLYLQSQTEQLMPGGRLEVGKRYSFVGELMSTGAFHTDQGVLQGNVQLWLFSYDPLD, encoded by the coding sequence ATGTCCCGACGTTTTTTTGCCCGCTCGTTCCGTCCGTTGCCTGCGGTGTTGCCGCTGGCCTTGTTGCTGGCCGCCTGCGGGGATCGGGAGGCCACGCCGCCTGCGTCCGCCGCGTCCGCTGGCGGCGACGCGCCCGGTCGCGCGGAGCTGGTCGAGCAGCTCGCATCGACGCTGCAGGCCTGCTCTTACGACGGCCGTCCCGAACTGCTCGATCCGGCAACGCTGACCGGCGACGCGCCGGCCGACTGCCGCTCGATGGTCGAACAGGTGATGGGCTTCACCGGCCTGCCGCAGAACTTCGTGGTGACCGAAGGCCCGGTCGCGAATGCGGCGGCGGTGATCCTGTTCGACGAACAGAAGATTCCGCAGCGCGTGATCGCGTTCAACCGCAATTTCCTCGGCGAGGTGCGCGCGGCGACGAACGACAATCCGTGGGCGCCGGTCAGCATCATGGCGCACGAGATCGGCCACCATCTGTCGGGCCACACGATCACCGGCACCGGCAGCCAGCCGCCGATCGAGCTGGAAGCCGACAAGTTCAGCGGCTTCGTGCTGCAGCGCATGGGCGCGAGCCTCGCCGATGCGCGCAGCGCGATGACCTCGCTGGGTGCCGATCACGTGACCGCGACCCACCCCGCGCGCAGTGACCGCCTCGCGGCGATCGGCGACGGCTGGATGGAAGCCTGCAGCCAGGCGGGCCGCGCCGACTGCCAGAGCGGCACCGGCACGGGCACGCCGCCGCCGCAGACGACGCCATCACCACGCAGTGCATCCGTGCGACTGCCGGCGCCGTCCGCGCAGACCATTCCGTTCAAGTACGGGCGTTTCGTCGTCGACGAAACCGGACGACTCGATCCCGAGCTGCTCAAGGGCCTCGATACCGCGCTCTACGACCTCGCGCAGAAACAGGGCATCGAGCTGGCGCTGCTGGTGGTCGACGATCTGCATGGCATGAGCGCACAGGACTACGCGTGGGCGATGCTGCGGCAGTTGCGGATCGGCAAGCTCGATCTCGGCAATGGCGGCGTGTTCGTCGTCGCGCCCGGTCAGGGCACGTCGGCGGTGGCATTCGCGCCGGGCATCGCCAAGCAGCTGGAGTTCGCCGATCCGGTGAAGCAGTTCGATCGCTGGATCAACGAATCGTGGCAGCGCGACTGCCAGGACGCGGACGGTTGCGGCATCTCCAGCCGGAGTCTGCTCGGCATCGTCGAGTCGCAGGTGCGTTCGCTGACCAGCAGCGGCGTGCAGTTCCAGATCCGCTTCCAGTCGATCCAGGAGGTACTGGATTTCTCTGCCGCGCGTCTGGCCGAACGTCGCGCAGGCCGCGAATGGGATGACAAGCGCGACCAGGCACTGGGATCGCTGACCCGCTTCACGGCCACCGTCACCGATCTGACACCGCAACCCGAGCAGCTCAAAGTCAACGAGAACGTGGTCCGCGACGGCCGCTGGCGTGCCGTCGTGGTCCGCACCGAGGACGGCAAGGACACCACGCTGTATCTGCAGTCGCAGACCGAACAGCTGATGCCGGGCGGCAGGCTGGAGGTCGGCAAGCGCTACAGCTTCGTCGGAGAGCTGATGTCGACCGGTGCGTTTCACACCGACCAGGGCGTCCTGCAGGGCAATGTGCAGCTCTGGCTCTTCAGCTACGACCCGCTCGACTGA
- a CDS encoding RluA family pseudouridine synthase — protein MTAFDDATQPVLVMNDLRLLHVDDALLAFDKPSGLLSVPGRGADKQDCLATRALAQWPDARVVHRLDQPTSGVIVLAQNAEMQRALGDAFAERRVDKRYVAIVDGWPDADAGTIDLPLQADWPNRPRQQVDCISGKPARTRWQVLSRTQTTDRAPCTRLALMPETGRTHQLRVHLRAIGHPILGDALYASPEAHDRAPRLLLHAESLKFEHPATGASLHIMCPAPF, from the coding sequence GTGACCGCATTCGACGACGCCACGCAGCCGGTCCTCGTGATGAACGACCTGCGCCTGCTGCATGTCGATGACGCCCTCTTGGCATTCGACAAGCCCAGCGGCCTGCTGTCGGTGCCTGGCCGCGGCGCGGACAAACAGGACTGCCTCGCGACCCGCGCCCTGGCGCAGTGGCCGGACGCACGCGTCGTGCATCGGTTGGATCAGCCGACTTCGGGCGTCATCGTGCTGGCGCAGAACGCGGAGATGCAGCGCGCTCTCGGTGATGCCTTCGCCGAACGTCGCGTCGACAAACGCTACGTCGCCATCGTCGATGGCTGGCCCGACGCGGATGCCGGCACGATCGATCTGCCGCTGCAGGCCGACTGGCCGAACCGGCCGCGGCAACAGGTTGACTGCATCAGCGGCAAGCCCGCAAGGACCCGCTGGCAGGTCCTGTCGCGCACGCAGACTACGGACAGGGCGCCCTGCACCCGGTTGGCGCTGATGCCCGAGACCGGCCGCACGCACCAGCTGCGTGTGCACCTGCGGGCGATCGGCCATCCAATCCTCGGCGATGCGCTGTATGCCTCGCCCGAAGCACATGACCGCGCGCCGCGGCTGTTGCTGCACGCGGAATCGCTGAAGTTCGAACATCCGGCGACCGGCGCGTCGCTGCACATCATGTGCCCTGCGCCGTTCTGA
- a CDS encoding prolyl oligopeptidase family serine peptidase has protein sequence MPLSWVLACALVSPAALAQPAQPLTMERIMADPDWIGAPVEGAWWRWDGQAAYYTLKREGSSVRETWQQPLAGGASARVEDGARADLDAQNPITDATGTRMAFLRNGDLFVRDLRTGALTQVTRTEAPEAQPQWSTTGGLVWRAGNDWFGWDAQRGTTQLASLKAEDDPAKPPKDDDLRDRQLRMIETLRVERDRRDGLRTQNETWRRSDATRAPGPVFLGKDVTIAGSALSPAGDRLIVATTAKSGDEGREGKMPRYVTESGYEEFEDVRTRVGRNDPLPHTLWLVDVASGQARELKTDTLPGIGTDPLADLPRSAGKDALKGNRPVRLELDGRGGGGGAIRWSDDGRSVALSIHSVDNKDRWLATVDLAGATLQNRDRLTDAAWINWDFNEFGWLPDNRTLWFLSETSGYSHLYLNDGGRSRALTSGQWEVSSPVMSRDGSRFFFLCNQQWPGRYEVCSASGGTVSELTKTGGIEDFALSPDETRLLLRTSSSYTPPQLAVADVAGGEVRVLTDTRTAEFKAHDWLQPEYVQIPSKHGAGTVWGKFYAPENYEPGRKYPVVLFVHGAGYLQNVSDRYPNYFREQMFHNLLVQQGYIVLDLDFRASAGYGRDWRTAIYRQMGHPELEDYLDGIDWLVDHHQADRDRVGIYGGSYGGFMTFMALFREPGVFKAGAALRPVTDWSQYNHAYTANILNTPDIDPEAYLKSSPMEYADRLQDNLLIAHGMIDDNVFYKDSVMMAQRLIELRKDKWELASYPLERHAYQHPASWYDQYRRIYELFERTLK, from the coding sequence CTGCCGTTGAGCTGGGTGCTTGCCTGCGCCCTCGTGTCTCCCGCCGCCCTGGCGCAACCTGCGCAGCCGCTGACGATGGAGCGGATCATGGCCGATCCGGACTGGATCGGTGCGCCGGTCGAAGGCGCATGGTGGCGCTGGGATGGCCAGGCGGCGTACTACACGCTCAAGCGCGAGGGCAGCAGTGTCCGCGAGACCTGGCAGCAGCCGCTCGCCGGCGGTGCCTCGGCCCGTGTCGAAGACGGCGCGCGCGCCGATCTCGATGCGCAGAACCCGATCACCGATGCCACCGGCACGCGCATGGCGTTCCTGCGCAATGGCGATCTGTTCGTGCGCGATCTGCGCACCGGCGCGCTGACCCAGGTCACGCGCACCGAAGCCCCGGAAGCGCAGCCGCAGTGGTCGACGACCGGCGGTCTGGTCTGGCGCGCCGGCAACGACTGGTTCGGCTGGGACGCGCAACGCGGCACCACGCAGCTGGCCAGCCTCAAGGCCGAGGACGATCCGGCCAAGCCGCCGAAGGACGACGACCTGCGCGATCGTCAGTTGCGCATGATCGAAACGCTCCGCGTCGAGCGCGATCGCCGCGACGGCCTGCGCACGCAGAACGAGACCTGGCGCCGCAGCGATGCCACGCGCGCCCCCGGTCCGGTGTTCCTTGGCAAGGACGTCACGATCGCCGGGAGCGCGCTGTCACCGGCCGGCGATCGGCTGATCGTCGCGACGACCGCCAAGAGCGGCGATGAAGGGCGCGAGGGCAAGATGCCGCGCTACGTCACCGAATCGGGCTACGAGGAATTCGAGGACGTGCGCACGCGCGTCGGCCGCAACGATCCGCTGCCGCACACGCTGTGGCTGGTGGATGTGGCCAGCGGCCAGGCGCGTGAGCTCAAGACCGACACCCTGCCCGGCATCGGCACCGATCCGCTGGCCGACCTGCCCCGGTCCGCCGGCAAGGACGCGCTCAAGGGCAACCGTCCGGTGCGTCTGGAACTCGACGGCCGCGGCGGTGGCGGCGGTGCGATCCGCTGGAGCGATGACGGTCGCAGCGTCGCGCTGTCGATCCACTCGGTCGACAACAAGGACCGCTGGCTCGCCACTGTCGATCTGGCCGGCGCGACGCTGCAGAACCGCGATCGCCTGACCGACGCCGCGTGGATCAACTGGGATTTCAACGAGTTCGGCTGGCTGCCCGACAACCGCACGCTGTGGTTCCTGTCGGAAACCTCCGGCTACTCGCATCTGTATCTCAACGACGGCGGCCGCTCGCGCGCGCTGACCTCGGGCCAGTGGGAAGTCTCGTCGCCGGTGATGTCGCGCGACGGCAGCCGCTTCTTCTTCCTGTGCAACCAGCAGTGGCCGGGCCGTTACGAGGTCTGCAGCGCGAGCGGCGGCACGGTCAGCGAACTCACGAAGACCGGCGGCATCGAAGACTTCGCGCTGTCGCCCGACGAGACCCGCCTGCTGCTGCGCACCTCCAGCAGCTACACGCCGCCGCAGCTCGCCGTCGCCGATGTCGCCGGCGGTGAAGTCCGCGTGCTCACCGACACCCGCACGGCCGAGTTCAAGGCGCACGACTGGCTGCAGCCCGAGTACGTGCAGATTCCGTCCAAGCACGGCGCCGGTACGGTCTGGGGCAAGTTCTACGCGCCGGAGAACTACGAGCCGGGCCGCAAGTATCCGGTCGTGCTGTTCGTGCACGGCGCCGGCTACCTGCAGAACGTCAGTGACCGCTATCCGAACTACTTCCGCGAGCAGATGTTCCACAACCTACTGGTGCAGCAGGGTTACATCGTGCTGGATCTCGATTTCCGCGCGTCCGCCGGCTATGGCCGCGACTGGCGCACGGCGATCTACCGGCAGATGGGCCATCCGGAACTCGAGGATTACCTCGACGGCATCGACTGGCTGGTCGACCACCACCAGGCCGACCGCGACCGCGTCGGCATCTACGGCGGCAGCTACGGCGGCTTCATGACCTTCATGGCGCTGTTCCGCGAGCCCGGCGTGTTCAAGGCCGGCGCCGCCCTGCGCCCGGTCACCGACTGGTCGCAGTACAACCACGCCTACACCGCGAACATCCTCAATACGCCGGACATCGACCCCGAGGCGTACCTGAAGTCCTCGCCGATGGAATACGCCGACCGCCTGCAGGACAACCTGCTGATCGCGCACGGCATGATCGACGACAACGTGTTCTACAAGGACTCGGTGATGATGGCCCAGCGCCTGATCGAGCTGCGCAAGGACAAGTGGGAACTGGCGAGCTACCCGCTCGAGCGCCACGCCTACCAGCACCCGGCATCGTGGTATGACCAGTACCGCCGCATCTATGAACTGTTCGAGCGCACGCTGAAATGA
- the hemF gene encoding oxygen-dependent coproporphyrinogen oxidase — protein sequence MNDFDTVRDYLTGLQDRICHAIEGADGRARFVEDLWQRAEGGGGRTRILRDGAVFEQAGIGFSDVSGTALPPSASANRPELAGASWRACGVSLVFHPHNPHLPTTHANVRHFRAVRDGETVAWWFGGGFDLTPFYPVDEDVLHWHRTARDLCEPFGGQARYDAHKRWCDDYFFLKHRNETRGVGGLFFDDLHGDFDNDFAYMSAVGDGFLDAYLPIVERRKHAPYGEAEREFQLYRRGRYVEFNLVYDRGTLFGLQSGGRAESILMSLPPRVRWEYGFAPDAGSDESRLAAYLHPRDWLAELA from the coding sequence ATGAACGATTTCGACACCGTCCGCGACTATCTGACCGGCCTGCAGGACCGGATCTGCCATGCAATCGAAGGCGCCGATGGCCGCGCCCGATTCGTCGAAGACCTGTGGCAGCGTGCAGAAGGCGGCGGTGGCCGCACCCGTATCCTGCGCGACGGCGCGGTGTTCGAGCAGGCCGGCATCGGTTTCTCCGATGTCTCCGGCACGGCCCTTCCGCCGTCGGCCAGCGCCAACCGGCCCGAACTCGCAGGCGCCTCGTGGCGCGCCTGCGGCGTGTCGCTGGTGTTCCATCCGCACAATCCTCACCTGCCGACCACGCACGCCAACGTGCGCCACTTCCGCGCCGTGCGCGACGGCGAGACCGTGGCCTGGTGGTTCGGCGGCGGCTTCGATCTGACGCCGTTCTATCCGGTCGACGAGGACGTGCTGCACTGGCACCGCACCGCGCGCGACCTGTGCGAACCCTTCGGCGGTCAGGCGCGCTACGACGCGCACAAGCGATGGTGCGACGACTACTTCTTCCTCAAGCACCGCAACGAGACGCGCGGCGTCGGCGGCCTGTTCTTCGACGACCTGCACGGCGATTTCGACAACGACTTCGCCTACATGAGCGCGGTCGGGGACGGCTTCCTCGATGCCTATCTGCCGATCGTCGAGCGCCGCAAGCACGCGCCGTATGGTGAGGCGGAGCGCGAGTTCCAGCTGTATCGCCGCGGGCGCTACGTCGAGTTCAACCTGGTCTACGACCGCGGCACGCTGTTCGGCCTGCAGTCGGGCGGACGCGCCGAATCGATCCTGATGAGCCTGCCGCCGCGCGTGCGCTGGGAATACGGGTTCGCGCCGGACGCCGGCAGTGACGAGTCCCGCCTGGCGGCCTACCTCCATCCGCGCGACTGGCTGGCCGAGCTGGCCTGA
- the polA gene encoding DNA polymerase I: protein MTKRLILIDGSSYLYRAFHALPPLTNADGEPTGALFGIVNMLRATLKEAPDFAAFVVDAPGKTFRDDLYDQYKANRPPMPDELRAQVEPMCTIVEALGFPILRVPGVEADDVIGTLALQAADAGIEVTISTGDKDFAQLVRPRVTLVNTMSGSRMDSDDTVREKFGVRADQIVDLLALMGDSIDNIPGVPKCGPKTAAKWLTEYESLDGVIANAGNIKGKIGENLREALHQLPLSRELATIKTDVALDGGPETLILRPRAIDALRVLYARYGFGQALKDLDAAGDTSAASAGAAAVAIPAPPSTLDPALSVPGEYETVMTREQLDAWVAQLQAADEFAFDTETDALDAMRSGLVGLSFAIEPGRAAYIPVGHDYPGAPAQLDRALVLDALRGVLEDPAKRKLGQHGKYDIHVLRRHGVEVRGYADDTLLESFVLDAGIARHDLDSLAKRHLGMETIKFEDVAGKGAKQISFSQVAIDDASKYAAEDADITLRLHRVMKPRIEADAGLARVYTDIEMPLVPVLARIEANGVRVDADELRRQSADLSKRMLAAQQKATELAGRTFNLDSPKQLGALLFDELKLPAVVKTPKGQPSTNEEALEAIADQHELPRVILEYRGLAKLRSTYTDKLPEMINATTGRVHTSYHQAGAATGRLSSSDPNLQNIPIRTDDGRRIRRAFVAPPGRKLIACDYSQIELRIMAHLSEDPGLVRAFESGVDIHRATAAEVFARPLDEVTGNERRAAKAINFGLMYGMSAFGLARNLGIGRGEAQDYIALYFSRYPGVRDFMDRTRLQARETGYVETVFGRRLTLDFIQKGNPSQRAGAERAAINAPMQGTAADIIKRAMITIDSWIADHADRAKMILQVHDELVFEADLDFVDTLLAEVVTRMTSAGALRVPLVVDSGIGDNWDEAH, encoded by the coding sequence ATGACGAAACGCCTCATCCTGATCGACGGGTCCTCGTACCTGTATCGCGCGTTCCACGCGCTGCCCCCGCTGACAAACGCAGACGGTGAACCCACCGGCGCCCTGTTCGGCATCGTCAACATGCTGCGCGCGACCTTGAAGGAGGCGCCGGACTTCGCGGCATTCGTCGTCGATGCGCCCGGCAAGACCTTCCGCGACGATCTCTACGACCAGTACAAGGCCAATCGCCCGCCGATGCCCGACGAACTGCGTGCGCAGGTCGAACCGATGTGCACCATCGTCGAGGCGCTGGGCTTTCCGATCCTGCGCGTCCCCGGCGTCGAGGCCGACGACGTGATTGGCACGCTGGCGCTGCAGGCCGCCGACGCCGGTATCGAGGTGACGATCTCCACCGGCGACAAGGATTTCGCCCAGCTGGTGCGCCCGCGCGTGACCCTGGTCAACACGATGAGCGGCAGCCGCATGGACAGCGACGACACCGTGCGCGAGAAGTTCGGCGTCCGCGCCGACCAGATCGTCGACCTGCTCGCGCTGATGGGCGACAGCATCGACAACATTCCCGGGGTGCCGAAGTGCGGGCCCAAGACCGCCGCGAAGTGGCTCACCGAATACGAATCACTCGATGGCGTGATCGCGAACGCGGGCAACATCAAGGGCAAGATCGGCGAGAACCTGCGTGAGGCGCTGCACCAGCTGCCGCTGAGCCGTGAGCTGGCGACGATCAAGACCGATGTCGCGCTCGATGGCGGCCCGGAAACGCTGATCCTGCGGCCGCGTGCGATCGATGCCCTGCGCGTGCTGTACGCGCGCTATGGCTTCGGCCAGGCGCTGAAGGATCTCGACGCTGCGGGCGATACCAGCGCTGCGTCGGCGGGCGCCGCCGCGGTCGCGATCCCCGCGCCGCCGTCGACACTCGATCCCGCGCTGTCGGTGCCGGGCGAGTACGAGACGGTGATGACGCGCGAGCAGCTCGATGCCTGGGTCGCGCAGCTGCAGGCCGCCGACGAATTCGCGTTCGACACCGAAACCGACGCGCTGGATGCGATGCGCTCGGGCCTGGTCGGTCTGAGCTTCGCGATCGAACCCGGCCGCGCCGCTTACATCCCAGTCGGCCATGACTATCCCGGTGCACCAGCGCAGCTCGACCGCGCGCTGGTGCTCGATGCGCTGCGCGGTGTGCTGGAAGACCCGGCCAAGCGCAAGCTCGGCCAGCACGGCAAGTATGACATCCACGTGCTGCGCCGGCATGGCGTCGAGGTGCGCGGCTACGCCGACGACACGCTGCTCGAGAGTTTCGTGCTCGACGCCGGCATCGCCCGCCACGATCTCGATTCGCTGGCCAAGCGCCATCTGGGCATGGAGACGATCAAGTTCGAGGATGTGGCCGGCAAGGGCGCCAAGCAGATCTCGTTCTCACAGGTCGCCATCGACGACGCGTCGAAGTACGCCGCCGAGGATGCCGACATCACCCTGCGACTGCACCGGGTCATGAAGCCGCGGATCGAGGCCGATGCGGGCCTTGCGCGCGTGTACACCGACATCGAGATGCCGCTGGTGCCGGTGCTCGCGCGCATCGAGGCCAACGGCGTGCGCGTCGATGCCGACGAACTGCGCCGGCAGAGCGCGGACCTGTCGAAGCGCATGCTCGCCGCGCAGCAGAAAGCGACCGAACTCGCCGGCCGTACCTTCAATCTCGATTCGCCTAAGCAGCTGGGCGCGTTGCTGTTCGACGAGCTGAAGCTGCCGGCGGTCGTCAAGACGCCGAAGGGCCAGCCGAGCACCAACGAGGAGGCGCTGGAGGCGATCGCCGACCAGCACGAACTGCCGCGCGTGATCCTCGAATACCGCGGCCTCGCGAAGTTGCGCAGCACCTACACCGACAAGCTGCCGGAGATGATCAACGCGACCACCGGTCGCGTGCACACCAGCTATCACCAGGCGGGCGCGGCGACGGGGCGATTGTCGTCGTCGGATCCGAACCTGCAGAACATTCCGATCCGCACCGACGACGGCCGCCGCATCCGCCGCGCTTTCGTCGCGCCGCCGGGCCGCAAGCTGATCGCCTGCGATTACTCGCAGATCGAACTGCGGATCATGGCCCACCTGTCCGAGGATCCGGGACTCGTGCGCGCGTTCGAATCCGGCGTCGACATCCACCGCGCGACGGCGGCCGAAGTGTTCGCCCGTCCGCTGGACGAGGTCACCGGCAACGAGCGACGCGCGGCCAAGGCGATCAACTTCGGTCTGATGTACGGCATGAGTGCCTTCGGTCTGGCGCGCAATCTTGGCATCGGCCGCGGCGAGGCGCAGGACTACATCGCGCTGTACTTCTCGCGATATCCGGGCGTGCGTGACTTCATGGACCGCACGCGGCTGCAGGCGCGCGAGACCGGTTATGTCGAGACGGTGTTCGGACGGCGGCTGACGCTGGATTTCATCCAGAAGGGCAATCCCTCCCAGCGCGCTGGCGCCGAGCGCGCCGCGATCAACGCGCCGATGCAAGGCACGGCGGCCGACATCATCAAGCGGGCGATGATCACGATCGACAGCTGGATCGCCGATCACGCGGACCGCGCGAAGATGATCCTGCAGGTGCACGATGAACTGGTGTTCGAAGCGGATCTGGATTTCGTCGACACGCTGCTGGCCGAGGTCGTGACCCGGATGACCAGCGCCGGCGCACTGCGGGTGCCGCTGGTCGTCGACAGCGGCATCGGCGACAACTGGGACGAGGCGCATTGA